A single region of the Oreochromis niloticus isolate F11D_XX linkage group LG19, O_niloticus_UMD_NMBU, whole genome shotgun sequence genome encodes:
- the rsrp1 gene encoding arginine/serine-rich protein 1, producing MAKGTGSHSEMARARQSDGLNVIFDQKSPTSSRSYSRSRSRSRSVSRSSYDSSRSSGSYRGRDRRRRYYRSSSSSSSSSSSSSSSRSRSSSRSRSRSYPRCHRRSSCCRCDDHSRSSRGRSRRSPPRRYRAHSRSFSRSPDRYSNRRRYRSPSRSRSRSRSRSSFRWSRSRGRVSQYRCRFSRSPSRSRSRSGGRSVSLSLHDKRELLEAAKANAMKILGVEKLELPESVKPILSEPKREPEKRVRHGSEKTAAQGTEEEPDDDSSPRSSQKGKIAFSINNSVAKPTSAAPPTAKVTPRVDSVESRKPYGQWIPVRSGQSSSARKHT from the exons ATGGCCAAGGGAACAGGCTCTCATTCTGAAATGGCCCGTGCTCGCCAGAGCGATGGCCTCAATGTGATCTTTGACCAGAAAAGCCCCACCTCATCCCGATCCTACTCCAGGTCACGCTCCAGATCCCGCTCTGTGTCCAGGAGCAGCTATGACAGCAGCCGCTCCTCAGGCTCTTACAGAGGGCGGGATAGACGCAGACGCTATTacagatcatcatcatcatcttcttcttcatcgTCCTCATCATCTTCTTCCAGGAGCAGGTCCTCCTCTCGCTCCAGGTCACGCTCCTACCCCCGCTGCCACAGACGCTCCTCTTGCTGTCGATGTGACGACCACAGCAGAAGTAGCAGAGGTCGTTCTCGTCGTTCCCCACCCCGCCGTTACAGGGCCCACTCTCGCTCATTCAGCCGCTCACCAGACAGATACTCAAATCGCAGACGGTACAGGTCTCCCTCCAGGTCCCGCTCAAGGTCCCGATCCAGGTCATCCTTCCGCTGGAGCAGGTCCAGGGGCCGCGTGAGCCAGTATCGATGCAGATTTTCACGATCCCCATCCAGGAGCCGATCCCGATCTGGTGGACGTTCTGTCAGCCTCAGTCTGCATG ATAAAAGGGAACTCCTCGAAGCTGCAAAGGCCAACGCCATGAAGATCCTGGGAGTGGAGAAACTGGAACTTCCTGAGAGTGTGAAACCAATCCTGTCAGAACCTAAGCGTGAGCCAGAGAAAAGGGTGAGACACGGCTCCGAAAAGACCGCAGCACAG GGCACAGAGGAGGAGCCTGATGACGACTCCAGCCCGAGGTCATCCCAGAAAGGAAAAATCGCTTTCAGCATTAAC aaCTCTGTTGCTAAGCCAACATCGGCAGCTCCTCCTACAGCAAAGGTAACTCCCCGAGTGGACAGCGTGGAGAGCAGGAAGCCCTATGGCCAGTGGATCCCAGTCAGATCAGGCCAATCCTCGAGTGCACGCAAACATACCTAA
- the syf2 gene encoding pre-mRNA-splicing factor syf2 has translation MASCSEESAATAEEEPTETVASQKREARLRKFRELHFKRNEARKLNHQEVVEEDKRLKLPSNWEAKKARLEWELAEDQKKKECAARGEEYSRVKLLDITADDAERWERKKKKKNPDTGFAGYAEAQFRQYQRLTKQIRPDMENYEKQKEESGEDFHPTSNSLIYGTHVPTKDGIDRMVEDVEKQIEKRSKYSRRRAYNDDADIDYINERNAKFNKKAERFYGKYTAEIKQNLERGTAV, from the exons ATGGCGTCTTGTAGCGAG GAGTCTGCTGCAACTGCCGAAGAGGAGCCGACTGAAACCGTCGCGTCCCAGAAGAGAGAAGCGAGACTGCGAAAATTTCGAGAGCTGCATTTCAAACGA AATGAAGCACGTAAGCTCAATCACCAGGAGGTTGTGGAGGAAGACAAGAGGTTGAAGCTGCCCTCAAACTGGGAGGCTAAGAAAGCCCGACTGGAGTGGGAGCTTGCCGAAGATCAAAAGAAAAAG GAGTGTGCTGCTCGTGGGGAGGAGTATAGCAGAGTGAAACTGCTGGACATCACTGCTGACGATGCAGAGAGGTgggagaggaaaaagaagaaaaagaatccTGACACAGGATTTGCAG GTTATGCAGAGGCCCAGTTCCGGCAGTACCAAAGGCTTACCAAGCAGATCAGGCCAGACATGGAAAATTACGAGAAGCAAAAGGAGGAAAG CGGTGAGGACTTCCACCCCACATCCAATAGCCTGATCTACGGCACCCATGTTCCCACAAAGGATGGCATTGACCGCATGGTGGAGGATGTTGAGAAACA GATCGAGAAGCGGTCCAAGTACAGCCGACGCAGGGCCTACAACGACGACGCCGACATCGACTACATCAACGAGAGGAACGCCAAGTTCAACAAGAAGGCGGAGCGTTTCTATGGCAAATACACAGCAGAGATCAAGCAAAACCTGGAGAGGGGCACAGCAGTGTAG